The following are encoded in a window of Haliotis asinina isolate JCU_RB_2024 chromosome 14, JCU_Hal_asi_v2, whole genome shotgun sequence genomic DNA:
- the LOC137261265 gene encoding tectonic-3-like — MAAHTNASRCSLLLNCFVVVYISWICFVSFVTSQSSTPTSATTSNDSSTSETPTTSPPGTTQAPTTTTTPAPTQPPSPIPANTDIGTCPCDLTGNACDVNCCCDTDCSADDRLSFSQCLPFSYSVDDRLCLQEQVILLENSPYFSNVTSDNLFCIYIDNRAQRNFYNNPSLVSTDATFNKYVADYGSFTFQPEASAVPTSYPDYYQSGDSIYTVFPTQAQGKLGLPKSLSSTFCADGNPMAYLLDETHDCVRLLSNLVTECTSVLALNANTYYEGFRVVTTPALFQRYTPVNDSLRNDTIYLQSLNTAAVDLTGVTDVYNNTHTVAVELDPVLCEGPDGVISPCGVTTPPVPAWDAVGLQCNNAVAGVSYRIIHNGTSGIVSVFAQLTLASIPAANQYFTQRFSSSFRGLSEADPPFVRSGNPGYVQGAPLMAGVLNETLDTEGNVVQEILLNSNRDEWLTLVRASANGNCITDNSRDRVSVRFKDDARSGCFIQISMENVTNNCEMIQQAIINALEGSMAPVYNPGTDAYPATDRYVAIFGNSDVKKVGDWTPILVQNRPTLSAATGSSCFLSLGMHIQVLYAYVGSLVNPQPKIIGISFLYDAPQSVFFRCEGPYCQPGSTLTQKIEISSSVSFIDVSQPAIPYEAERPVFLAKVPYDFFYPFLDSSSANHGGDVTLLAYCFVSVLVGWLYIEL; from the exons ATGGCGGCTCACACGAATGCGAGCAGGTGCTCGTTGCTGTTGAATTGTTTTGTCGTAGTTTATATTTCTTGGATTTGTTTTGTATCATTTGTTACATCGCAGTCGAGCACACCTACCAGTGCAACAACGTCTAATGATTCAAGTACATCAGAAACGCCGACGACCTCTCCACCAGGAACAACGCAGGCCCCAACAACTACCACTACACCCGCGCCAACACAACCACCATCGCCAATACCGGCAAACACAG ATATTGGGACATGTCCTTGTGACCTTACcggcaatgcctgtgatgtgaACTGCTGTTGTGACACAGACTGCTCGGCCGATGATAGGCTTTCTTTCAGCCAATGTCTACCATTTTCATACAG TGTCGACGACCGATTGTGTCTTCAAGAACAAGTGATACTTCTTGAAAACTCTCCTTATTTCTCAAATGTGACCTCGGACAACCTCTTCTGCATTTATATTGATAATC GGGCACAGAGAAACTTCTACAATAACCCCTCCCTGGTCAGCACTGATGCCACCTTCAACAAGTATGTGGCTGACTACGGAAGTTTCACATTCCAGCCTGAGGCATCAGCTGTTCCAACATCTTACCCAGACTACTACCAG TCTGGGGATTCAATATACACAGTGTTCCCAACCCAGGCGCAAGGGAAGCTAGGACTACCAAAGTCACTGTCATCAACATTCTGTGCTGATGGTAACCCGATGG cCTACCTGCTAGATGAAACTCATGACTGTGTGCGTCTCCTTTCCAACCTGGTGACAGAATGCACAAGTGTCTTGGCACTGAATGCTAACACCTACTATGAGGGATTCAGGGTGGTCACA ACACCAGCTTTGTTCCAGCGGTACACCCCAGTGAATGATTCCCTCCGGAATGACACAATATATCTGCAATCTCTTAACACGG CTGCTGTGGACCTGACTGGAGTGACTGATGTGTACAACAACACCCACACTGTGGCAGTCGAGCTGGACCCTGTCCTGTGTGAGGGGCCTGATGGAGTCATCTCCCCTTGTGGGGTCACCACTCCGCCTGTTCCTGCCTGGGATGCAGTAGGATTGCAGTGTAACAATGCTGTAGCTGGG GTCAGTTATCGGATCATCCATAACGGAACATCGGGCATTGTTTCTGTCTTCGCTCAGCTGACTTTGGCCAGTATTCCTGCTGCAAACCAGTACTTCACGCAGCGCTTCTCAAGCTCCTTCAGAGGG CTGAGTGAAGCAGATCCCCCCTTTGTTCGGAGTGGAAATCCAGGCTATGTCCAGGGGGCGCCACTCATGGCTGGAGTGCTGAATGAGACTCTTGACACAGAGGGAAATGTGGT ACAGGAGATTCTTCTGAACTCGAATCGTGACGAGTGGCTGACCTTGGTGCGAGCATCAGCAAACGGCAACTGTATCACAGACAACAGTCGGGACAGGGTCTCCGTGCGGTTCAAGGATGATGCACGTTCAGGATGCTTCATACA GATTTCCATGGAGAATGTGACTAACAACTGTGAGATGATACAGCAAGCCATCATCAACGCCCTGGAGGGCAGCATGGCACCAGTGTACAACCCTGGTACAGACGCCTACCCAGCTACTGATCGTTACGTGGCCATCTTTGGCAACTCAGATGTCAAGAAAGTGGGTGACTGGACCCCCATATTGGTTCAGAACCGACCTACTCTCAGTGCT GCTACTGGCTCCAGCTGCTTCCTCTCTCTAGGGATGCACATTCAGGTGTTGTATGCCTATGTCGGCTCCCTCGTCAACCCACAACCTAAAATCATCGGCATCTCCTTCCTGTACGACGCCCCTCAGAGTGTCTTCTTTAGG TGTGAAGGACCTTACTGTCAACCAGGGTCCACACTCACCCAGAAGATTGAGATCTCTAGTTCCGTCTCGTTCATTGATGTCTCTCAGCCTGCCATCCCCTATGAGGCGGAGAGACCTGTCTTCCTGGCCAAAGTGCCGTACGACTTCTTCTACCCGTTCCTGGACAGCTCATCAGCAAACCATGGAGGGGATGTTACATTGCTAGCCTACTGTTTTGTTAGTGTATTAGTTGGGTGGTTATACATAGAATTGTAA